In Clostridium sporogenes, one genomic interval encodes:
- a CDS encoding MinD/ParA family protein: MLDQAEKLRKLVNNKDRSVNSPKIITVTSGKGGVGKSNFVVNLAITLQKMGKKVLILDADIGMGNDDILMGVMPRYSIYDIIFNNKIIEEVLIKGPFGVKLLPAGTAITNLEGITEGQIERFIKNLSTLEELDYIIMDTGAGVNRSVLGFIACSEELIILTTPEPTAITDAYSLLKAVSHFNIKQKAKLVVNKTIDQEDGKITYNKFKNAVNRFLRIDLEYLGSIQEDRKAIQAVRRQIPFVLAYPNCDASRDIVNIAQNILGNVKDYNDNVSIEGFFKKLFSIFS; the protein is encoded by the coding sequence ATGCTAGACCAGGCAGAAAAACTTAGGAAATTAGTAAATAATAAGGACAGAAGTGTAAATTCTCCTAAAATAATTACAGTGACATCTGGTAAAGGAGGAGTTGGGAAAAGTAATTTTGTAGTTAATTTAGCCATAACTCTTCAGAAAATGGGAAAAAAAGTATTAATATTAGATGCAGATATAGGTATGGGAAATGATGATATATTAATGGGAGTTATGCCTAGATATAGTATATATGATATTATATTTAACAATAAAATTATAGAAGAGGTTTTAATAAAGGGACCCTTCGGTGTTAAATTACTTCCCGCTGGCACTGCCATAACAAATTTAGAAGGTATAACTGAAGGTCAAATAGAAAGATTTATTAAAAATTTATCCACTTTAGAAGAATTAGACTATATAATAATGGATACAGGTGCAGGAGTAAATAGGAGTGTATTAGGATTTATTGCTTGTTCAGAGGAGCTTATAATTCTAACTACACCAGAGCCTACAGCTATAACAGATGCCTATAGTTTATTAAAAGCAGTATCCCATTTTAATATAAAACAAAAGGCAAAATTAGTTGTAAATAAAACTATAGATCAAGAAGATGGAAAAATTACCTATAATAAATTTAAAAATGCTGTAAATAGATTTTTACGTATAGATTTAGAATATTTAGGATCTATACAAGAAGATAGAAAAGCAATACAGGCAGTTAGAAGACAAATACCTTTTGTATTGGCATATCCAAATTGTGATGCATCTAGGGATATAGTTAATATTGCCCAAAATATATTAGGCAATGTTAAGGATTATAATGATAATGTGAGCATAGAAGGATTTTTTAAAAAATTATTCAGTATATTTTCTTAG
- a CDS encoding FliA/WhiG family RNA polymerase sigma factor: MAIADNNLYVKEEIVKKYIPLVKYIASRVIIGKTKYIEYEDLVSYGMIGLMDALNKFDESKGMKFSTYASIRIKGSMIDELRRNSPISKGAMDKLNRYNEAIERLQKKLNKEPNLIQIADELNISLKEVSEIENYINYISVISLEDLIFSSEDEVPLIGTIKDEKSPSPEKHVEENEQLDYLAKAIELLNEKDRLVVTLYYYEELTLKEIGKILSVSESRVCQLHSRAIIHLKKAMTKLKYN, from the coding sequence ATGGCAATAGCTGATAATAATTTATATGTTAAAGAAGAAATAGTAAAAAAATATATCCCTTTGGTTAAATATATAGCTTCTAGGGTGATAATCGGTAAAACTAAATATATAGAATATGAGGACTTAGTTAGCTATGGTATGATCGGATTGATGGATGCTTTAAATAAGTTTGATGAATCTAAAGGCATGAAATTTTCTACTTATGCATCCATAAGAATAAAAGGTTCTATGATAGATGAATTAAGAAGAAATAGCCCCATATCCAAAGGGGCTATGGACAAATTAAACAGATATAATGAAGCTATAGAAAGGCTTCAAAAGAAATTAAACAAAGAACCAAACTTAATACAAATAGCAGATGAGCTAAACATATCTTTAAAGGAAGTAAGCGAAATTGAAAATTATATAAATTATATATCAGTAATTTCCTTAGAGGATTTAATATTCTCGTCAGAGGATGAGGTGCCACTTATAGGAACCATAAAGGATGAAAAAAGCCCAAGTCCAGAAAAACATGTAGAAGAAAATGAACAATTAGATTATTTAGCTAAAGCCATAGAACTTCTCAATGAAAAGGATAGATTAGTAGTGACCTTATATTATTATGAAGAGCTAACTTTAAAAGAAATAGGAAAAATATTAAGTGTATCTGAATCTAGAGTGTGCCAGCTTCATAGTAGAGCTATAATCCATCTAAAGAAGGCTATGACTAAATTAAAATATAACTAA
- a CDS encoding flagellar basal-body rod protein FlgG encodes MLRALWNSKSGLIAQQNKLDSISNNLANVNTVGYKREDVSFQELVQETLKRKGYPTSDRPEIQTGTGVKATNWIRDTHQQGILLNTGNKTDLAIDGQGFFRVIMPDGNYAYERSGNFVIDRNGMLVDENGNRLEIQLQQPAGSQILNRIGGFNKNNINIAEDGSISAKDVDGINKMIGKINIYNAVGSDAFVSIGRNLYIPQEGVNVFVNNDVSMLQGFLENSNVDAGKEMTEMIITQRAFELSSRGIKTADEMWGIVNNLRK; translated from the coding sequence TTGTTAAGAGCTTTATGGAACAGTAAATCAGGATTAATAGCACAACAAAATAAATTAGATTCTATATCTAATAATTTAGCTAATGTAAATACTGTAGGATATAAAAGAGAAGATGTATCCTTTCAAGAATTAGTTCAGGAAACTTTAAAAAGAAAGGGGTATCCAACCTCAGATAGACCAGAAATTCAAACAGGAACAGGAGTTAAGGCTACTAATTGGATAAGAGATACCCATCAACAAGGAATACTTTTAAACACGGGAAATAAAACAGATTTGGCTATAGATGGACAAGGTTTCTTCAGAGTAATAATGCCAGATGGCAATTATGCCTATGAAAGATCAGGTAATTTTGTCATAGATAGAAATGGAATGTTAGTAGATGAAAATGGTAATAGGTTAGAAATACAGTTGCAACAACCAGCAGGTAGTCAAATTTTAAATAGAATAGGTGGATTTAACAAAAATAATATAAATATAGCTGAAGATGGATCTATTTCTGCAAAAGATGTAGATGGAATAAATAAAATGATAGGTAAAATTAATATATATAATGCAGTAGGTTCTGATGCTTTTGTATCTATAGGAAGAAATTTGTATATTCCTCAAGAAGGGGTTAATGTTTTTGTTAATAATGATGTAAGTATGCTTCAAGGATTTTTAGAAAATTCTAATGTGGATGCAGGTAAGGAAATGACAGAAATGATAATAACTCAAAGAGCCTTTGAACTAAGCTCAAGAGGTATTAAAACAGCAGATGAGATGTGGGGTATAGTAAATAATCTGAGAAAATAA
- the flhA gene encoding flagellar biosynthesis protein FlhA — translation MEGTNNRFKIKNNIDIIAAFGVVGIVLMIIIPLPSGLLDVLLALNITLSVVIILITMFTTEVLQFSSFPTLLLITTLFRLGLNISSTRLILRDAYAGKIIETFGSLVTGGNYVIGIIIFLIIVIIQFVVITSGASRVSEVSARFTLDAMPGKQMSIDADLNAGLIDEQGAKEKRQNLQKEADFYGSMDGASKFVKGDAVAGLIITFINIIAGIIIGVVMLKMDIGTAAQTYVRLTIGDGLVGQIPALLISTASGILVTRSGSDENLGTVLSKQLTGFPKVLAIASVVLLFLAMIPGLPHLAFLILAIANAVAAYLLFKEAKEQVIIQEEAQQMEITEIESKEPENVMNLVSVEPMEVEIGYGLIPLADESAGGDLLQRITSVRRQCAIEMGVVVQPIRIRDNLQLKTNEYIIKIRGTTITKGELMPNMLLCMDPTGEVEIPGIKGIEPAFGLPAVWINKDQREEAELKGLTVVDPTTVMVTHLTEIIKNHSYELLGRQEVKLILDSMKEKYSAVTEELIPDLMTIGEIQKVLQNLLKERVSIKDMVTILESLADNSRNTKDIEVLTEYVRFSLARSICNPLIDENGALSVITLDPSIEQTINNNIQKSMQGSFPALDPDTTSSILNGLKQKLDEVYFYNNQAVVLVSPNIRPAFRRLIEMVFPAVNVLSLNEVPNDVEIRTEGVVTLQ, via the coding sequence GTGGAAGGTACTAATAATAGATTTAAAATAAAAAATAATATAGATATTATTGCAGCTTTTGGAGTTGTAGGGATTGTATTAATGATAATAATACCTCTTCCTTCTGGACTTTTAGATGTACTTTTAGCTCTTAATATAACTCTTTCTGTGGTTATAATTTTGATTACTATGTTTACCACAGAAGTTCTTCAGTTTTCATCTTTTCCCACATTACTATTAATAACTACTCTTTTTAGATTAGGACTCAATATTTCCTCTACTAGACTTATACTAAGGGATGCCTATGCAGGAAAAATAATAGAAACCTTTGGAAGTCTTGTTACAGGAGGAAACTATGTTATAGGTATAATAATATTTCTTATTATAGTTATAATACAATTTGTAGTTATAACCAGTGGTGCATCAAGGGTATCAGAGGTTTCCGCTAGATTTACTTTAGATGCTATGCCAGGAAAACAAATGAGTATAGATGCAGATTTAAATGCAGGACTTATAGATGAACAAGGAGCAAAAGAAAAAAGGCAAAATCTTCAAAAAGAAGCAGATTTTTATGGATCCATGGATGGTGCTTCTAAGTTTGTAAAGGGAGATGCGGTAGCAGGACTTATAATAACTTTTATAAATATAATTGCAGGTATAATAATAGGAGTTGTTATGCTGAAAATGGATATAGGCACAGCAGCTCAAACTTACGTAAGACTTACTATAGGGGATGGACTTGTAGGACAAATACCTGCCCTTTTAATATCTACAGCATCCGGTATATTGGTTACTAGATCTGGAAGTGACGAAAATTTGGGAACGGTTCTTAGTAAACAATTAACAGGATTCCCAAAGGTTTTAGCCATAGCATCTGTAGTACTTTTATTCTTAGCTATGATTCCAGGGCTTCCTCATTTAGCTTTTTTAATATTAGCTATAGCTAATGCAGTGGCCGCTTATCTTTTATTTAAAGAAGCAAAAGAGCAGGTTATTATACAGGAAGAAGCTCAGCAAATGGAAATTACAGAAATAGAAAGTAAAGAACCAGAAAACGTTATGAATCTAGTATCTGTAGAACCTATGGAAGTAGAAATAGGATATGGGCTTATACCTTTGGCAGATGAATCCGCAGGAGGGGATCTTCTTCAAAGAATAACTTCTGTAAGAAGACAATGTGCTATTGAGATGGGAGTAGTAGTCCAACCTATAAGGATAAGGGATAACTTGCAGCTTAAAACTAATGAATATATAATAAAAATTAGAGGGACAACTATAACAAAGGGAGAACTTATGCCGAATATGCTTCTTTGTATGGATCCTACAGGAGAAGTAGAAATACCAGGAATAAAGGGAATAGAACCAGCCTTTGGACTTCCAGCCGTATGGATTAATAAAGATCAAAGAGAAGAGGCAGAACTTAAAGGCTTAACGGTGGTAGATCCTACTACAGTTATGGTTACTCATTTAACTGAAATAATAAAGAACCATTCCTATGAACTTTTAGGAAGACAGGAAGTAAAATTAATATTAGATTCTATGAAGGAAAAATACAGTGCGGTTACAGAGGAACTTATACCAGATCTTATGACTATAGGAGAAATTCAAAAGGTTCTTCAAAATCTATTGAAAGAAAGAGTATCCATAAAGGATATGGTTACTATATTAGAATCTTTGGCGGATAATTCTAGAAATACAAAAGATATAGAAGTTCTAACAGAGTATGTGAGATTTTCTTTAGCTAGAAGTATATGCAACCCACTAATAGACGAAAATGGAGCCTTAAGCGTAATAACTTTAGATCCAAGTATTGAGCAAACTATAAACAATAATATACAAAAATCTATGCAGGGTTCTTTTCCTGCTTTAGATCCAGATACTACTAGCAGTATACTAAATGGATTAAAGCAAAAATTAGATGAAGTATATTTTTACAATAATCAAGCAGTAGTTTTGGTGTCACCAAATATAAGACCAGCTTTTAGAAGGCTTATAGAGATGGTATTTCCAGCAGTGAACGTACTTTCTTTAAATGAAGTACCTAACGATGTGGAAATAAGAACTGAAGGAGTGGTTACACTACAATGA
- a CDS encoding flagellar brake protein: MNNKYEFKINNKVEIEWDDGYYKSIIQDVNEDTIYITIPANEGKYLPLNYNDKITVFYFDGEKIFKFKTIVTGRKVDKILLIALKRPEKMNRIQRRNFVRISLILKTYAALIDTKRDLKEIYYSNKCNTEFDFFDADIVDISGGGLKLSTKKEIEFDEEIIVNIPFEKENVAVKGKIIRKQKEIEKYIYGVKFLDIDVLTREKIIKFIFSKMRKQVHRL; this comes from the coding sequence TTGAATAATAAATATGAATTTAAGATTAATAATAAGGTAGAAATAGAGTGGGATGATGGCTATTATAAGAGCATTATACAGGATGTGAATGAAGATACTATTTATATAACCATACCTGCTAATGAAGGTAAATATTTGCCACTAAACTATAATGATAAAATAACTGTTTTTTATTTTGATGGTGAAAAAATATTTAAGTTTAAAACTATAGTAACAGGAAGAAAAGTGGATAAAATATTGCTTATAGCCTTGAAAAGACCAGAGAAAATGAACAGAATCCAAAGAAGAAATTTTGTAAGAATAAGTTTGATTTTAAAAACTTATGCCGCATTAATAGATACTAAAAGAGACTTAAAAGAAATTTATTATAGCAATAAATGTAATACTGAATTTGATTTTTTCGATGCTGATATTGTAGATATTAGTGGTGGTGGATTAAAACTTTCTACCAAAAAGGAAATAGAATTTGACGAAGAAATTATAGTAAATATTCCTTTTGAAAAGGAAAATGTAGCTGTAAAGGGTAAAATAATTAGAAAGCAAAAGGAAATAGAAAAATATATTTATGGAGTTAAATTTTTAGATATAGATGTATTAACGAGAGAAAAAATAATAAAATTTATTTTTTCTAAAATGAGAAAACAAGTGCATAGGCTATAG
- the flhF gene encoding flagellar biosynthesis protein FlhF: protein MKIKKYVVNDMNEAMTRIRYELGTDAIIISQRKVRKGGFLGLFSKKSLEVTAAIDNYSKEKKHNSNTEDKINKRNNIEVIKRMIEERNDNIKYDNNIKHDTNILDSYKEILESKSESFQNKRFKGKEFTETKDLMDEIRDLKKIVKDIGKNEKSYEDENSSLVNFFKDLDLEEEFIEKIIKKVGDLEDNLEEREKIKRVIENTIDIRSNSVDKVTVLVGPTGVGKTTTIAKLAGKLSLIDKKKVGLITIDTYRIGAVEQLKTYADIMNIPFKVVFSIKDMEKSIIDLDYCDVILVDTTGRSSKNMMQISELRAFIEKIKEKSVHLVISASTKNKDIETIIKGYTILEYENIIITKLDETSTYGSILTILDKGKKPISFITTGQDVPDDIKEGNKEEIAKIVLGENKLC from the coding sequence ATGAAAATAAAAAAATATGTAGTTAATGATATGAATGAAGCTATGACTAGAATTCGTTATGAACTTGGAACAGATGCTATAATAATAAGTCAAAGAAAAGTAAGAAAGGGAGGCTTTTTAGGCCTCTTTTCTAAAAAATCCTTAGAAGTTACTGCAGCTATAGATAATTATTCAAAAGAAAAAAAACACAATTCTAATACTGAGGATAAAATTAATAAGAGAAATAATATAGAAGTTATCAAAAGGATGATAGAAGAAAGAAATGATAATATTAAATATGACAACAATATAAAGCATGATACTAATATATTAGATAGCTATAAGGAAATTCTGGAATCTAAAAGTGAAAGCTTCCAAAATAAGCGTTTTAAAGGGAAAGAGTTCACAGAAACAAAAGATTTAATGGATGAAATAAGAGATTTAAAGAAAATAGTTAAAGATATAGGAAAAAATGAAAAATCCTATGAAGATGAAAATTCCTCATTAGTGAATTTTTTTAAGGATCTGGACTTAGAAGAAGAATTTATTGAAAAAATAATAAAAAAGGTAGGTGATTTAGAGGATAATTTAGAGGAAAGAGAGAAAATAAAAAGAGTAATAGAAAATACTATAGATATCAGATCAAATTCTGTAGATAAGGTTACTGTTTTGGTAGGGCCTACTGGTGTAGGTAAGACTACAACAATTGCAAAGCTAGCAGGTAAACTTTCTTTGATAGACAAAAAGAAAGTAGGGCTCATAACTATAGATACCTATAGAATAGGTGCAGTAGAACAGCTAAAAACTTATGCAGATATTATGAATATTCCATTTAAAGTAGTGTTTTCTATAAAGGATATGGAAAAATCTATTATAGATTTAGACTATTGTGATGTTATATTAGTAGATACTACAGGTAGAAGTAGTAAAAATATGATGCAAATATCAGAGTTAAGGGCTTTTATAGAAAAAATAAAAGAAAAATCCGTGCATTTGGTAATAAGTGCTTCTACTAAAAACAAGGATATAGAAACTATAATAAAAGGCTATACTATTTTAGAATATGAAAATATAATAATAACAAAGCTAGATGAAACTAGTACCTATGGTTCAATTTTAACTATATTAGATAAAGGTAAAAAACCTATTAGCTTTATAACTACAGGTCAAGATGTACCAGATGATATAAAGGAAGGAAACAAAGAAGAAATAGCAAAGATTGTATTAGGAGAGAATAAATTATGCTAG
- a CDS encoding flagellar basal-body rod protein FlgG has product MIRSLYTAVSGMISLEAKQDTISSNLSNASTVGYKSTNLAFKKFEDVLMENYDKKLGNKNIKNVIGGLSMGNKIDEVNNLFTQGIIQDTGKPTDFALEGRGFFTIENNGRNYYTRDGHFHVDTRGYLVNDSGYNVMGINRNTGAREAIFVGNKTIGTDASGNISLNGVPSYSFQVADFNDYNSLKKIGDNLFEGNNPQNINGIVRQNSLEKSNVNVTNEMVNMLTTMRSFETNQKMVQAIDETLGKTVNEVGAAR; this is encoded by the coding sequence ATGATAAGAAGTTTATATACGGCGGTTTCTGGTATGATATCTTTAGAAGCAAAGCAAGATACTATAAGCTCTAATTTATCTAATGCTTCTACAGTAGGTTATAAATCAACCAATTTAGCTTTTAAAAAGTTTGAAGATGTGTTAATGGAAAATTATGATAAAAAACTAGGAAATAAGAATATAAAGAATGTTATTGGTGGCTTGAGTATGGGAAATAAAATAGATGAAGTAAATAACTTATTTACTCAAGGCATTATTCAAGATACAGGAAAGCCTACAGATTTTGCATTAGAAGGAAGAGGTTTTTTTACTATAGAAAATAACGGAAGAAATTATTATACAAGAGATGGGCATTTTCATGTAGATACTAGAGGATATTTAGTAAATGATTCAGGATATAATGTAATGGGAATAAATAGAAACACAGGAGCAAGAGAGGCTATATTTGTAGGGAATAAAACAATTGGTACAGATGCTAGTGGAAATATAAGTTTAAATGGAGTACCTTCCTATAGTTTTCAAGTAGCAGATTTTAATGATTATAATTCATTAAAAAAGATAGGGGACAACTTATTTGAAGGAAATAATCCTCAAAACATAAATGGGATAGTAAGACAAAATTCATTGGAAAAATCTAATGTAAATGTAACTAATGAAATGGTAAATATGCTAACAACAATGAGAAGTTTTGAAACAAATCAAAAAATGGTACAAGCAATAGATGAAACTTTAGGAAAAACAGTTAATGAAGTTGGAGCAGCAAGATAA